The following coding sequences lie in one uncultured Bacteroides sp. genomic window:
- a CDS encoding DNA-directed RNA polymerase subunit alpha has translation MAILAFQKPDKVLMLEADSKFGKFEFRPLEPGFGITVGNALRRILLSSLEGYAITTIKIEGVEHEFSTVPGVKEDVTNIILNLKQVRFKQVVEEFESEKVTISVDNSTEFKAGDIGKYLTGFEVLNPELVICHLDSKATMQIDITINKGRGYVPADENREYCTDVNVIPIDSIYTPIRNVKYVVENFRVEQKTDYEKLVLEITTDGSIHPKDALKEAAKILIYHFMLFSDEKITLENTDVDGNEEFDEEVLHMRQLLKTKLVDMDLSVRALNCLKAADVETLGDLVGFNKTDLLKFRNFGKKSLTELDDLLESLNLSFGTDISKYKLDKD, from the coding sequence ATGGCTATATTAGCATTTCAAAAACCTGATAAAGTATTGATGTTAGAGGCAGATTCAAAATTCGGTAAATTCGAATTTCGTCCGCTGGAACCTGGTTTTGGTATTACTGTGGGTAATGCTTTGCGCCGTATTCTTCTCTCTTCATTAGAAGGTTATGCTATCACTACTATCAAAATAGAAGGTGTTGAGCACGAATTTTCAACTGTTCCAGGGGTCAAGGAAGACGTAACTAACATTATTTTGAATCTGAAGCAAGTAAGATTCAAGCAAGTGGTTGAAGAGTTCGAAAGTGAGAAGGTCACTATCTCTGTTGATAATTCTACTGAATTTAAAGCAGGTGATATAGGCAAGTATTTGACTGGATTTGAAGTGTTAAATCCTGAATTAGTTATTTGCCATTTAGATTCTAAAGCTACAATGCAAATTGATATTACAATTAACAAAGGTCGTGGATATGTCCCTGCTGATGAAAATCGCGAATATTGCACCGATGTTAATGTAATTCCAATTGATTCAATTTATACACCTATCCGTAATGTAAAGTACGTTGTAGAAAACTTCCGTGTTGAGCAGAAGACTGACTATGAGAAATTGGTACTTGAAATTACAACAGATGGTTCTATTCACCCAAAAGATGCGCTTAAAGAAGCTGCTAAGATTTTGATTTATCACTTTATGCTGTTCTCTGATGAAAAGATTACTCTTGAGAATACAGATGTAGATGGCAATGAAGAGTTTGATGAAGAAGTCTTGCATATGCGTCAATTGTTAAAGACTAAGCTTGTAGATATGGACTTGTCTGTCCGTGCCCTCAACTGCTTGAAAGCTGCTGATGTGGAAACATTAGGAGACTTGGTTGGATTTAACAAAACTGACCTTCTTAAGTTCAGAAACTTTGGTAAGAAATCGCTTACTGAGCTTGATGATTTGCTCGAAAGTCTGAATCTGTCGTTTGGAACCGATATTTCTAAATATAAATTAGATAAAGATTAA
- the rpsK gene encoding 30S ribosomal protein S11, whose translation MAKKTVAAKKRNVKVDANGQLHVHSSFNNIIVSLANSEGQIISWSSAGKMGFRGSKKNTPYAAQMAAQDCAKVAYDLGLRKVKAYVKGPGNGRESAIRTIHGAGIEVTEIIDVTPLPHNGCRPPKRRRV comes from the coding sequence ATGGCAAAAAAAACAGTCGCAGCTAAGAAGAGAAATGTTAAGGTTGATGCTAACGGACAATTGCATGTTCATTCATCATTCAACAACATTATTGTTTCTTTAGCAAACAGTGAAGGTCAAATTATCTCTTGGTCTTCAGCAGGAAAGATGGGATTTAGAGGTTCTAAAAAGAACACTCCTTATGCAGCACAGATGGCTGCGCAAGATTGTGCGAAAGTTGCATATGATCTTGGCTTGAGAAAAGTTAAGGCTTATGTAAAAGGACCAGGAAACGGACGTGAGTCAGCTATTAGAACTATTCACGGTGCCGGTATTGAAGTTACTGAGATTATAGACGTAACCCCACTTCCACACAATGGTTGTCGTCCTCCAAAAAGAAGGAGAGTCTAA
- a CDS encoding TM2 domain-containing protein, with translation MDSQKVDTFIITNGKYFPSDRIIALREMLLNADESKWLMIQPLRFKDPTIALIISLLAGSLGIDRFFIGDIVLGVVKLITFGGLGIWTITDFIFIMKAARTNNIQKIYAVL, from the coding sequence ATGGATTCACAAAAAGTTGATACCTTTATTATCACAAATGGAAAATATTTTCCGTCTGATCGAATAATAGCTCTCAGAGAAATGTTGTTAAATGCAGATGAATCAAAGTGGCTGATGATTCAACCCCTTCGCTTTAAGGATCCAACAATTGCTTTAATCATATCTTTATTAGCCGGAAGTTTGGGGATTGATCGTTTTTTTATAGGAGATATTGTTTTAGGCGTAGTTAAATTAATAACTTTTGGAGGGCTTGGCATTTGGACTATTACCGATTTTATTTTTATAATGAAAGCAGCAAGAACAAATAATATTCAGAAAATCTATGCTGTCCTTTAA
- a CDS encoding YMGG-like glycine zipper-containing protein, with translation MKKAFIYSACVLLFSGCGTMDQVSRSIIATHTGAAIGSIAGSIIGDNIGGYRGSYIGSFVGSAAGALIGANVVARSQEKKEREAERMSSPSPYLVIRDIRLQDENWNRLVDANEDCRLIFEIYNEGERTAINITPVLKGLRGTKHLIYSAPIVIDQIKPGVGVLYTVNLSADSEVKTGEANFEISLEEGNGFGTPKESFSIRTQGK, from the coding sequence ATGAAAAAAGCATTCATTTATTCGGCATGTGTGCTCCTTTTCTCCGGATGTGGAACAATGGATCAGGTCTCCAGATCTATAATTGCCACTCATACAGGTGCTGCTATTGGGAGCATTGCTGGCTCTATTATTGGAGATAATATTGGTGGATATAGAGGTTCTTACATTGGATCGTTTGTGGGTTCGGCAGCCGGGGCTTTAATTGGTGCAAATGTAGTGGCACGCTCCCAGGAGAAAAAAGAGCGTGAAGCAGAGCGCATGTCTTCGCCATCGCCCTATCTTGTAATCAGGGATATCCGTTTGCAGGATGAAAACTGGAATAGACTGGTGGATGCAAATGAGGACTGCCGGCTTATTTTTGAAATATACAATGAAGGTGAAAGAACGGCAATAAATATAACACCTGTTCTCAAAGGATTGAGAGGAACCAAACATTTAATTTATTCAGCACCAATTGTTATAGATCAGATTAAACCTGGAGTAGGGGTGCTTTACACCGTTAATCTTTCTGCAGACTCCGAAGTGAAAACCGGCGAGGCTAATTTTGAAATCAGCCTCGAAGAAGGAAATGGCTTTGGAACCCCGAAAGAGAGTTTCTCTATCCGGACACAGGGAAAATAG
- a CDS encoding ATP-binding protein: MKIKTKLTYGIGILFAMIVLLGALSLGYINKLNNETQKIYTNNNYSLNYCRNMLIVLDNVHTSKSALQVFMSNLQKQQKNLTEVNEKETTDKLSFHFEELRNKINEQNLQKVRSDIYDIMNLNMASIYHKSELAKKTASNALLWIYMTFATCVFFALAILFRFPHSIIKPIKELTGGIMEIANHNYDKRLNFEPTSEFGEVSTSFNKMAERLNEYRASTLADLIANKKYIEAIVNSITEPIIGLNNEKEILFINDEALNILNLKRENVIKKSASELSLKNDLLRRLIRELVNPGEKKEPLKIYADNKESYFQANYIPIRAVETGETEPHSIGDVILLKNITEFKELDTAKTTFLSTISHELKTPISAIMMSLQLLEDKRIGELNEEQEFLSQGIKDNSERLLNITGELLKITQVETGKLQLMPKITKPIELIDYAIKATRVLAEKFGCHIEVEYPEKISKLFVDSEKIAWVLTNLLSNAIHYSKENSRVIIGARQDGDIVEMYVQDFGKGIDPRYHQSIFDRYFRVPGTKVQGSGLGLSISKDFIEAQNGTISVESEVGKGSKFIIRFNVK; the protein is encoded by the coding sequence ATGAAAATAAAAACCAAACTCACTTACGGCATCGGTATACTCTTTGCCATGATTGTTCTCCTGGGTGCGCTTTCACTAGGTTACATCAATAAGCTGAATAATGAAACTCAGAAAATTTATACAAACAATAATTATTCGCTGAATTATTGCAGAAACATGCTTATTGTCCTTGATAATGTACACACCAGTAAGAGTGCGCTTCAGGTTTTTATGTCCAACCTGCAAAAGCAACAGAAAAATCTGACGGAAGTGAATGAAAAAGAAACAACAGATAAATTGTCATTTCACTTCGAAGAACTCAGAAATAAGATAAATGAACAGAACTTACAGAAAGTTCGTTCTGACATTTACGACATTATGAATCTTAATATGGCCTCCATTTATCATAAAAGTGAACTGGCAAAAAAGACAGCCAGTAATGCTTTGCTATGGATCTATATGACATTTGCCACTTGCGTTTTCTTCGCACTCGCTATATTGTTCCGTTTTCCTCATTCAATAATAAAACCAATAAAAGAACTGACTGGAGGAATTATGGAAATTGCTAACCATAATTATGATAAACGACTTAATTTTGAACCAACAAGTGAGTTTGGCGAAGTTTCCACATCCTTTAACAAGATGGCTGAACGGCTCAATGAATACCGGGCCAGTACACTTGCCGACCTCATTGCCAACAAGAAATATATTGAAGCGATTGTAAACAGTATCACGGAACCCATCATCGGACTGAATAATGAGAAAGAAATCCTTTTTATTAATGATGAAGCACTGAATATCCTGAATCTTAAGCGGGAGAATGTAATTAAGAAATCAGCTTCCGAACTTTCTCTGAAGAATGATTTACTCCGTCGGTTAATAAGAGAACTGGTAAATCCGGGAGAAAAAAAAGAACCATTAAAAATCTACGCAGACAACAAAGAGAGTTATTTTCAGGCAAATTACATACCTATCCGAGCCGTTGAAACGGGAGAAACAGAACCTCACAGCATAGGCGACGTGATTCTTTTGAAGAATATCACAGAATTCAAAGAGCTTGATACAGCTAAAACGACTTTTTTATCCACCATTTCTCATGAATTAAAGACCCCGATATCAGCCATTATGATGAGTCTGCAATTATTAGAGGACAAGCGGATAGGAGAACTGAATGAAGAACAGGAATTTCTTTCGCAAGGTATTAAAGATAACAGCGAACGTTTACTAAACATTACGGGAGAGTTGCTGAAGATCACGCAAGTGGAAACAGGAAAACTACAATTAATGCCCAAAATTACCAAACCGATAGAATTGATTGACTATGCAATTAAGGCCACCCGCGTATTGGCGGAAAAGTTTGGCTGCCATATTGAAGTAGAATATCCCGAAAAAATCTCCAAACTATTTGTGGACAGCGAAAAGATTGCATGGGTACTTACCAACCTGTTAAGCAATGCAATTCATTATTCAAAAGAAAACTCAAGGGTTATTATTGGCGCCCGACAAGATGGCGATATTGTTGAAATGTATGTGCAGGACTTTGGAAAAGGTATTGACCCGCGTTATCACCAAAGCATTTTCGACCGATACTTCCGGGTACCAGGCACCAAAGTGCAAGGCAGTGGACTAGGCTTATCAATCTCAAAAGATTTTATTGAAGCTCAGAACGGCACAATATCGGTCGAGAGTGAAGTAGGAAAAGGAAGTAAGTTTATTATCCGGTTCAATGTAAAATAA
- a CDS encoding sensor protein KdpD, with translation MNDKKNAQYFLDLIKKSRRGKFKIYIGMIAGVGKSYRMLLEAHDLLKSGVDVQIGYIETHGRAETEALIAGLPVVPRKKIFYKGKEIEEMDLQSILLIHPEIVIVDELAHTNVEGSTNEKRWQDVITLLDAGINVISAVNIQHIESLNEEIHEISGIEVKERIPDSVLEQADEVVNIDLTAEELVTRLKAGKIYRPEKIQIALNNFFKTENILQLRELALKEVALRVEKQVENEFILDTSRIRHEKFLACISANEKTPRKIIRKTARLATHYNTKFFALYVQTPKESVDSIPLANQRYLLNHFKLATELGGEVVQEQSTDIIETIIKVCKERQITTVCMGSPAFKIPRVFFSIPRYKKFIESLSKANIDLIILA, from the coding sequence ATGAACGACAAAAAGAATGCACAATACTTCCTTGATTTAATAAAAAAATCGCGCAGAGGGAAATTCAAGATATACATCGGCATGATTGCCGGTGTGGGAAAATCTTATCGAATGTTACTGGAAGCACATGATCTGCTAAAAAGCGGAGTGGATGTGCAGATAGGATATATTGAAACCCACGGAAGAGCTGAGACCGAAGCATTGATTGCTGGTTTACCTGTTGTTCCCCGAAAGAAAATTTTCTATAAAGGAAAAGAGATTGAGGAAATGGATTTGCAAAGCATTCTTCTCATTCATCCTGAGATTGTTATTGTGGACGAACTGGCACACACAAATGTGGAAGGAAGCACAAACGAAAAAAGATGGCAGGACGTTATTACTCTTCTTGATGCGGGTATTAATGTAATTAGTGCAGTAAACATTCAGCATATTGAAAGTTTGAATGAAGAAATTCATGAGATATCAGGCATTGAAGTGAAGGAACGAATTCCGGACAGTGTGTTAGAGCAAGCAGATGAAGTGGTAAATATAGATTTAACAGCAGAAGAACTGGTAACCCGGCTGAAAGCAGGTAAAATTTACCGCCCTGAAAAGATCCAGATAGCACTTAATAACTTTTTTAAAACGGAAAATATTCTTCAGCTACGTGAACTTGCATTAAAAGAAGTAGCATTACGTGTAGAGAAACAGGTAGAGAATGAATTTATCCTGGATACTTCCCGCATTCGTCATGAGAAGTTTCTGGCTTGTATTAGTGCAAATGAAAAAACGCCCCGAAAGATTATCCGGAAAACCGCTCGTTTGGCTACCCATTATAATACAAAATTCTTTGCTCTCTATGTGCAGACTCCAAAAGAATCTGTAGATAGCATTCCTTTGGCAAACCAGCGTTACTTGCTTAATCATTTCAAATTAGCTACTGAACTGGGAGGTGAAGTGGTACAAGAACAATCGACTGACATTATAGAGACCATCATCAAAGTGTGCAAAGAGAGACAAATCACTACGGTTTGTATGGGAAGTCCTGCATTCAAAATTCCGCGAGTGTTCTTCTCCATTCCACGTTATAAGAAATTTATTGAATCACTTTCCAAGGCCAACATAGATTTAATTATCTTAGCCTGA
- the kdpA gene encoding potassium-transporting ATPase subunit KdpA: MNTELLGSGIQIILMIALSYPLGKHIAKVFKGEKSWSDIFSPVENAIYKICKIDPTEEMSWKKFLGTLLTLNLFWFFWGMILLVSQHWLPLNPDGNGAQSADQAFNTCISFLVNCNLQHYSGESGLTYFTQLFVVMLFQFITAATGMAAMAGIMKAMAAKTTKTIGNFWFFLVRSCTRILLPLSLIVGFILIFQGVPMGFEGKASIPTLEGTTQTVSQGPAAAIVAIKQMGTNGGGYFGANSAHPLENPSYLTNMVESISILLIPMAMIFALGFYLKRKKLAYSIFTVMLLGYLIGVGINTWQETGGNPKIAGIDQSGGAMEGKEVRIGSAATALWSVSTTATSNGSVNGMHDSMMPLSGTVEMLNMQINSWFGGVGVGFMNYYVFIIIAVFISGLMVGRTPEFLGKKVEAREMKIATIIALFHPFMILVGTAVAAYLYIHHPGFVSSEGGWLGNPSYHGLSEMFYEYTSCSANNGSEFNGLITNTPFWNYSCGLILILSRYLPIIGQVAIAGLLAKKKFIPESAGTLKTDTATFGIMTFAVICIIAALAFFPTHALSTIAEQLSL, translated from the coding sequence ATGAATACAGAATTATTGGGCAGCGGAATACAGATCATCCTGATGATCGCACTGAGTTATCCGCTGGGTAAACACATAGCAAAGGTCTTTAAAGGTGAGAAAAGTTGGTCGGACATCTTTTCTCCGGTAGAAAATGCAATATATAAAATCTGTAAGATTGACCCAACAGAGGAAATGAGTTGGAAAAAGTTTCTGGGAACACTACTCACACTAAACCTCTTTTGGTTTTTCTGGGGAATGATTTTACTGGTCTCCCAACATTGGCTTCCATTGAATCCGGATGGTAACGGAGCCCAAAGTGCAGATCAGGCTTTTAATACTTGCATTAGCTTTTTAGTGAACTGCAACTTACAACATTACAGCGGTGAAAGTGGACTGACTTACTTCACCCAATTATTTGTTGTTATGCTTTTCCAGTTCATAACTGCAGCAACTGGAATGGCTGCAATGGCAGGTATTATGAAGGCAATGGCTGCAAAAACGACTAAAACCATTGGAAACTTTTGGTTCTTTCTGGTTAGAAGCTGCACAAGAATCTTGCTTCCTTTATCCTTAATCGTTGGTTTTATCTTAATTTTCCAAGGAGTGCCAATGGGATTTGAAGGAAAAGCTAGCATTCCTACATTAGAAGGTACAACACAAACCGTTTCCCAAGGACCGGCCGCAGCAATAGTGGCGATCAAGCAAATGGGAACCAACGGAGGCGGATACTTTGGAGCAAATTCTGCTCATCCATTGGAGAACCCCTCTTATCTGACCAATATGGTTGAGAGTATTTCAATTCTTCTTATTCCGATGGCTATGATCTTTGCGCTTGGATTCTATCTAAAGCGCAAGAAACTGGCTTACAGTATTTTTACTGTAATGCTTCTTGGATATCTCATTGGTGTAGGTATTAATACCTGGCAAGAAACCGGAGGCAATCCTAAAATAGCCGGCATTGACCAAAGCGGAGGTGCAATGGAAGGAAAAGAAGTTCGTATAGGATCGGCAGCAACAGCCCTATGGAGTGTCAGTACTACTGCAACTTCCAATGGATCGGTTAATGGTATGCACGACAGTATGATGCCGCTATCCGGAACGGTGGAGATGCTTAATATGCAGATTAATTCCTGGTTCGGTGGTGTAGGCGTTGGCTTTATGAATTATTATGTTTTCATCATTATAGCTGTATTTATAAGTGGACTGATGGTAGGCCGTACTCCTGAATTCTTAGGTAAGAAGGTTGAAGCACGGGAGATGAAGATAGCCACTATTATTGCATTATTCCATCCGTTTATGATTCTTGTAGGCACAGCAGTTGCAGCTTATTTATACATTCATCATCCCGGATTTGTCTCCTCTGAAGGTGGTTGGCTGGGTAATCCGTCCTACCACGGACTGAGCGAAATGTTTTATGAATACACTTCTTGTTCAGCCAATAATGGTTCTGAATTTAATGGACTTATAACTAATACACCATTCTGGAATTATTCTTGCGGACTGATTCTTATACTTAGCCGATACTTACCTATTATAGGGCAGGTGGCCATTGCTGGCCTGCTGGCTAAAAAGAAGTTTATCCCTGAAAGTGCGGGAACATTGAAAACTGATACTGCAACATTTGGCATTATGACCTTTGCCGTAATATGCATTATTGCTGCTTTAGCATTCTTCCCCACACACGCATTAAGCACTATCGCAGAACAGTTAAGTTTATAA
- a CDS encoding K(+)-transporting ATPase subunit C, which yields MKTTLIKSAKITLMFCLLLGVSYVFVLWIFAQVASPNKGNAEMITLNGKVVGAANVGQEFTKDIYFWGRPSAVNYAADASGGSNKSVTNKKYLENVESKIKTFLAHHPYLKRSEVPIEMVTASGSGLDPDITPQCAYVQIKRIALARGISESAIKEIVEKQIQKPFLGIFGTAKVNVLKLNVALEEARK from the coding sequence ATGAAAACAACTCTTATAAAATCAGCAAAAATAACCCTGATGTTTTGTTTACTCCTTGGGGTAAGCTACGTATTTGTTCTTTGGATATTTGCCCAAGTTGCTTCTCCTAATAAGGGAAATGCAGAAATGATTACACTCAACGGTAAAGTGGTTGGTGCAGCCAATGTGGGACAAGAATTCACAAAAGATATTTATTTCTGGGGACGTCCTTCTGCAGTGAATTATGCTGCTGATGCTTCGGGTGGAAGCAATAAAAGTGTGACAAATAAGAAATATCTGGAAAATGTTGAATCAAAAATTAAAACCTTCTTAGCTCATCATCCTTATTTGAAACGTAGTGAGGTGCCTATAGAAATGGTAACAGCCAGTGGTTCCGGACTTGATCCGGACATCACTCCACAATGTGCATATGTTCAAATAAAACGTATAGCCCTGGCCCGCGGAATAAGTGAAAGTGCCATAAAAGAAATAGTAGAAAAACAAATACAAAAACCTTTTTTAGGTATATTTGGAACGGCTAAGGTCAATGTTCTGAAATTAAATGTTGCTTTGGAAGAAGCCCGCAAATAA
- the kdpB gene encoding potassium-transporting ATPase subunit KdpB, producing the protein MKENKPTFLFPKEQLIESFKQSFVKLDPRMMIKNPIMFTVEVATVVMFMVTIYSIFNKAQGSFGYNITVFIILFITLLFANFAEAIAEARGKAQADSLRKTREETPAKQIINGKTQIVSSSQLKKGDIFECEAGDTIPSDGEIIEGLASIDESAITGESAPVIREAGGDKSSVTGGTKVLSDSIKVVVTTQPGESFLDKMIALVEGASRQKTPNEIALTILLAGFTLVFIIVCITLKPLADYSHATLTIASLISLFVCLIPTTIGGLLSAIGIAGMDRALRANVITKSGKAVETAGDVDTLLLDKTGTITIGNRKATKFYPVTGMEERVFIEFCMLSSVSDETPEGKSIVELGREAGLRMRNLNTMGSRMIKFTAETKCSGIDLQDGTQIRKGAFDSIRHISETAGNTFPKETEEITAAIANNGGTPLVVCVNKKVIGVIELQDIIKPGIQERFERLRKMGVKTVMVTGDNPLTAKYIAEKAGVDDFIAEAKPEDKMEYIKKEQESGKLVAMMGDGTNDAPALAQANVGVAMNSGTQAAKEAGNMVDLDNDPTKLIEVVEIGKQLLMTRGTLTTFSIANDVAKYFAIVPALFMLSIPQLAALNIMGLHSPESAILSAIIFNALIIPALIPLALKGVQYKPIGASALLRRNLLIYGCGGVIVPFIGIKLIDLIVGLFI; encoded by the coding sequence ATGAAAGAAAATAAACCAACCTTTTTATTCCCTAAAGAGCAATTAATAGAAAGCTTTAAGCAATCATTCGTGAAGTTAGACCCACGGATGATGATTAAGAATCCGATTATGTTTACTGTAGAAGTGGCTACAGTTGTGATGTTTATGGTCACAATCTATTCCATCTTTAACAAAGCACAAGGATCATTCGGATATAATATCACCGTCTTTATCATTCTTTTTATCACATTGTTGTTTGCCAACTTTGCCGAAGCTATTGCCGAAGCAAGGGGAAAAGCACAGGCAGACAGTTTGAGAAAAACCCGTGAAGAGACTCCGGCCAAACAAATAATAAACGGAAAAACACAAATTGTAAGTAGCTCTCAGTTAAAGAAAGGAGATATTTTTGAGTGTGAAGCTGGAGATACGATTCCATCAGATGGAGAAATAATTGAAGGATTGGCATCCATTGATGAGAGTGCCATTACCGGAGAGAGTGCTCCAGTGATCCGCGAAGCAGGAGGTGATAAAAGTTCGGTAACCGGAGGAACAAAAGTTCTGTCTGATTCAATTAAAGTAGTTGTCACAACTCAACCCGGAGAAAGTTTTCTTGATAAAATGATTGCTCTGGTGGAAGGAGCATCCCGTCAGAAAACACCGAATGAAATTGCATTAACTATATTATTGGCTGGCTTTACACTGGTTTTTATAATTGTGTGTATCACCTTAAAACCATTAGCCGATTATAGTCATGCAACTCTTACTATTGCTTCTTTGATATCACTTTTTGTTTGCCTTATTCCTACCACAATCGGCGGATTACTTTCTGCTATAGGTATTGCAGGAATGGACCGTGCTTTAAGGGCAAACGTAATTACCAAATCGGGTAAAGCTGTAGAAACTGCAGGAGACGTAGACACACTATTACTTGATAAAACCGGAACAATTACTATCGGTAACCGCAAAGCTACAAAGTTTTATCCGGTAACCGGAATGGAAGAACGAGTCTTTATTGAGTTTTGCATGCTTTCTTCTGTATCCGACGAAACCCCCGAAGGCAAATCCATTGTGGAACTAGGAAGAGAAGCCGGTCTTAGAATGAGAAATCTAAATACGATGGGCTCTAGAATGATCAAGTTTACCGCAGAAACAAAATGTTCCGGAATTGATTTGCAGGATGGTACACAGATACGTAAAGGCGCTTTTGATTCTATCCGCCATATTTCTGAAACAGCAGGAAACACATTCCCCAAAGAAACGGAAGAAATTACCGCTGCCATTGCAAATAATGGAGGAACTCCGCTGGTTGTCTGCGTTAATAAAAAAGTTATCGGAGTCATTGAATTGCAGGATATTATTAAACCTGGAATACAGGAACGATTCGAACGTTTAAGAAAAATGGGTGTTAAAACGGTAATGGTTACGGGAGATAATCCTCTTACCGCCAAATATATTGCAGAAAAAGCAGGGGTTGATGATTTCATAGCAGAAGCCAAACCGGAAGATAAGATGGAATATATTAAGAAAGAACAGGAATCCGGCAAACTGGTGGCAATGATGGGCGATGGAACCAATGACGCTCCCGCACTGGCTCAGGCAAATGTGGGAGTAGCAATGAACAGTGGAACGCAAGCTGCCAAGGAAGCCGGAAATATGGTAGATCTTGATAATGATCCAACCAAACTGATCGAGGTGGTAGAGATAGGAAAACAACTACTGATGACACGAGGTACACTTACCACTTTCTCCATTGCAAACGATGTAGCCAAGTACTTTGCAATTGTACCCGCTCTGTTTATGCTATCTATTCCTCAGCTGGCCGCATTAAATATCATGGGATTACATAGCCCGGAAAGTGCTATTTTATCGGCTATCATTTTTAATGCGCTTATTATTCCGGCATTGATACCCTTGGCTCTAAAGGGAGTACAGTATAAGCCAATAGGTGCCTCCGCACTACTTCGCCGAAACTTATTAATTTATGGCTGCGGCGGTGTGATTGTTCCTTTCATCGGAATTAAGTTAATTGATCTCATTGTTGGTTTATTTATTTAA
- the rplQ gene encoding 50S ribosomal protein L17 produces MRHNKKFNHLGRTASHRGAMLSNMACSLIKHKRITTTVAKAKALKKFVEPLITKSKDDTTNSRRVVFSNLQDKIAVTELFKEISVKIADRPGGYTRIIKTGNRLGDNAEMCFIELVDYNENMAKEKVVKKATRTRRSKKAAEAAPVVEAPVTEEAPEAPAAEEAKAE; encoded by the coding sequence ATGAGACATAATAAAAAATTCAATCATTTAGGTCGTACAGCTTCTCATAGAGGTGCAATGTTATCTAACATGGCGTGCTCTTTGATTAAGCACAAAAGAATCACTACGACTGTTGCAAAGGCTAAAGCTCTGAAGAAATTTGTTGAGCCTTTAATCACTAAGTCTAAAGATGATACAACGAATTCTCGTCGTGTAGTTTTTAGTAACTTACAGGATAAAATTGCTGTAACAGAATTGTTCAAAGAAATCTCTGTGAAGATTGCTGACCGTCCGGGAGGTTATACACGTATTATCAAAACTGGTAATCGTTTGGGAGATAACGCAGAAATGTGCTTTATCGAGCTTGTCGATTACAATGAGAACATGGCAAAAGAAAAAGTTGTTAAGAAAGCAACTCGTACTCGTCGTTCAAAGAAGGCTGCTGAAGCAGCTCCAGTTGTTGAAGCACCTGTTACAGAAGAAGCACCTGAAGCTCCTGCAGCTGAAGAAGCAAAAGCTGAATAA
- the rpsD gene encoding 30S ribosomal protein S4 yields MARYTGPKSRIARKFGEGIFGPDKVLSKKNYPPGQHGNSRKRKTSEYGIQLREKQKAKYTYGVLEKQFRNLFERAESAKGITGEILVQQLELRLDNIIFRLGIGNTRAAARQLVSHRHITVDGKVVNIPSYSVKPGQVIGVRERSKSMEVIANSLAGFNHSKYPWLEWEETSKVGKLLHVPERADIPENIKEQLIVELYSK; encoded by the coding sequence ATGGCTAGATATACAGGTCCTAAATCAAGAATTGCACGTAAATTTGGTGAAGGTATCTTCGGTCCTGATAAAGTATTATCAAAGAAGAACTATCCTCCTGGACAACACGGAAATTCTAGAAAAAGAAAAACTTCAGAATATGGTATTCAACTTCGTGAAAAACAAAAAGCGAAATATACCTATGGAGTTTTAGAAAAACAATTCCGTAATCTATTTGAAAGAGCTGAAAGTGCTAAAGGTATTACCGGTGAAATTTTGGTTCAACAATTGGAACTTCGTCTTGATAATATTATTTTCCGTTTAGGTATTGGAAATACACGTGCAGCAGCTCGTCAGTTAGTAAGTCATAGACATATCACAGTTGATGGGAAAGTAGTTAATATCCCTTCTTATTCAGTTAAGCCAGGTCAGGTTATTGGCGTACGTGAAAGATCTAAATCAATGGAAGTGATTGCAAATTCACTTGCAGGTTTCAATCACAGCAAATATCCTTGGTTAGAATGGGAAGAAACTTCAAAGGTCGGCAAATTATTGCATGTTCCTGAGAGAGCAGACATCCCTGAAAACATTAAAGAGCAGTTGATTGTAGAGTTGTATTCTAAATAA